The Xenopus tropicalis strain Nigerian chromosome 2, UCB_Xtro_10.0, whole genome shotgun sequence genome window below encodes:
- the nxpe3 gene encoding NXPE family member 3 isoform X2, with product MKLNNKNSLCKCHLTYECSAQHLYQSTDLILSQAAPDHLEQPNSPATKEFFCDYQRQVLTRSEHEEQESLLQSLEWPGPPHRKITFLKSSDAAHSCFVILNSQKTFAVGDVIEVLVRVQDFEGRPKKYGGDYLQARIHTPSLKAGAVGKVVDHQNGFYTVFFILLWPGNVTVSVVLVHPSEGIQVLQRLREEKPDRVYFKSLFRSGGTAETKMCNVCLSRKLPVCNYTDLQTGEPWFCYKPGKLSCSNRINHAKGGYLKNLLTFEESLLFQSGINIKVPILASGPDTVVVHPRRMKDKGSKFVPSGYYYHDNWISSRSYMRQFNKPEDITNCLQGKVVHLFGDSTIRQWFEYLTGFVPGLRTFDLGSPKNVGPLLAIDVEHNIMLKYRCHGPPIRFSTVSSHELRYIANEVDGIVGGQNTVVAITIWSHFSTFPLVVYIRRMRNIRAAVLRLLERSPDTSVIVRSANVQELGPEVSLFNSDWFSLQLDMVMRSMFAGLNVLVLDAWEISLAHYLPHALHPKPIIVKNQIDEFLSFVCPN from the exons ATGAAGTTGAACAACAAGAATTCCTTGTGCAAATGTCACCTGACGTATGAGTGCTCTGCACAG CATTTGTATCAAAGCACAGATTTAATACTGAGCCAGGCAGCCCCGGATCATTTAGAGCAACCTAATTCACCAGCAACAAAAGAATTCTTTTGTGACTACCAGCGCCAAGTTCTTACTAGATCAGAGCATGAAGAACAGGAATCCTTACTTCAGTCTCTTGAATGGCCAGGACCACCACAtaggaaaataacatttttaaagagcAGTGATGCAGCGCATagttgttttgttattttaaattCTCAGAAGACTTTTGCGGTTGGGGATGTCATAGAAGTTCTTGTCCGAGTGCAGGATTTTGAAGGCAGGCCGAAAAAATATGGTGGAGATTACCTTCAAGCAAGGATTCACACTCCTTCTTTGAAAGCTGGTGCAGTCGGAAAGGTAGTGGACCATCAAAATGGATTCTACacagtttttttcatattacTTTGGCCTGGCAATGTCACTGTGTCTGTGGTTTTGGTGCATCCAAGTGAAGGCATCCAGGTTCTTCAGCGTTTACGAGAAGAAAAACCTGACCGTGTGTACTTTAAGAGTTTATTCCGATCTGGTGGCACTGCAGAAACCAAGATGTGCAATGTTTGTTTGTCTAGAAAACTACCTGTATGCAATTACACTGATTTGCAGACTGGGGAGCCATGGTTTTGTTACAAGCCTGGAAAATTATCCTGCTCCAATCGAATCAACCATGCAAAAGGAGGCTATTTGAAAAATCTCTTGACATTTGAAGAAAGTCTTTTATTTCAAAG tggTATAAACATTAAAGTGCCAATCTTAGCAAGTGGACCTGACACAGTGGTGGTACACCCACGTAGGATGAAAG ATAAAGGCTCCAAGTTTGTGCCTTCTGGTTATTACTACCATGATAATTGGATATCAAGCAGATCTTACATGCGGCAGTTTAACAAACCTGAAGATATCACTAACTGTCTGCAAGGGAAAGTGGTCCACTTGTTTGGAGACTCGACaataaggcagtggtttgaatatcTCACAGGGTTTGTACCAG gactaAGAACCTTTGACCTTGGAAGCCCTAAAAACGTGGGTCCTTTATTGGCTATTGATGTGGAACATAACATAATGCTGAAGTACCGCTGCCATGGGCCTCCTATACGTTTCAGCACTGTTTCAAGCCATGAGCTACGATATATTGCCAATGAAGTGGATGGTATAGTGGGTGGCCAAAATACTGTTGTTGCCATAACCATTTGGTCCCATTTTAGTACCTTTCCTCTAGTAGTGTACATAAGGAGAATGAGAAACATCCGAGCAGCAGTTCTCCGCTTGTTGGAGCGTAGCCCTGACACATCTGTAATTGTTCGATCTGCCAATGTCCAGGAGCTTGGTCCTGAAGTCAGCCTGTTCAACAGTGATTGGTTCTCACTGCAGCTGGACATGGTTATGAGATCTATGTTTGCAGGTCTCAATGTGCTAGTTCTAGATGCCTGGGAGATATCTCTGGCACATTATCTACCACATGCATTACACCCTAAGCCAATTATTGTAAAGAATCAGATAGATGAGTTCCTGTCATTTGTATGCCCAAACTGA
- the nxpe3 gene encoding NXPE family member 3 isoform X1, with protein sequence MWKRPMEMRRSYIKFQIFSVILTVLAILVLVNNISQIEHLYQSTDLILSQAAPDHLEQPNSPATKEFFCDYQRQVLTRSEHEEQESLLQSLEWPGPPHRKITFLKSSDAAHSCFVILNSQKTFAVGDVIEVLVRVQDFEGRPKKYGGDYLQARIHTPSLKAGAVGKVVDHQNGFYTVFFILLWPGNVTVSVVLVHPSEGIQVLQRLREEKPDRVYFKSLFRSGGTAETKMCNVCLSRKLPVCNYTDLQTGEPWFCYKPGKLSCSNRINHAKGGYLKNLLTFEESLLFQSGINIKVPILASGPDTVVVHPRRMKDKGSKFVPSGYYYHDNWISSRSYMRQFNKPEDITNCLQGKVVHLFGDSTIRQWFEYLTGFVPGLRTFDLGSPKNVGPLLAIDVEHNIMLKYRCHGPPIRFSTVSSHELRYIANEVDGIVGGQNTVVAITIWSHFSTFPLVVYIRRMRNIRAAVLRLLERSPDTSVIVRSANVQELGPEVSLFNSDWFSLQLDMVMRSMFAGLNVLVLDAWEISLAHYLPHALHPKPIIVKNQIDEFLSFVCPN encoded by the exons ATGTGGAAGAGACCCATGGAAATGCGGCGTTCTTATATCAAATTCCAAATATTCTCTGTGATTCTAACTGTATTAGCAATCCTGGTATTAGTTAACAACATTAGTCAGATAGAG CATTTGTATCAAAGCACAGATTTAATACTGAGCCAGGCAGCCCCGGATCATTTAGAGCAACCTAATTCACCAGCAACAAAAGAATTCTTTTGTGACTACCAGCGCCAAGTTCTTACTAGATCAGAGCATGAAGAACAGGAATCCTTACTTCAGTCTCTTGAATGGCCAGGACCACCACAtaggaaaataacatttttaaagagcAGTGATGCAGCGCATagttgttttgttattttaaattCTCAGAAGACTTTTGCGGTTGGGGATGTCATAGAAGTTCTTGTCCGAGTGCAGGATTTTGAAGGCAGGCCGAAAAAATATGGTGGAGATTACCTTCAAGCAAGGATTCACACTCCTTCTTTGAAAGCTGGTGCAGTCGGAAAGGTAGTGGACCATCAAAATGGATTCTACacagtttttttcatattacTTTGGCCTGGCAATGTCACTGTGTCTGTGGTTTTGGTGCATCCAAGTGAAGGCATCCAGGTTCTTCAGCGTTTACGAGAAGAAAAACCTGACCGTGTGTACTTTAAGAGTTTATTCCGATCTGGTGGCACTGCAGAAACCAAGATGTGCAATGTTTGTTTGTCTAGAAAACTACCTGTATGCAATTACACTGATTTGCAGACTGGGGAGCCATGGTTTTGTTACAAGCCTGGAAAATTATCCTGCTCCAATCGAATCAACCATGCAAAAGGAGGCTATTTGAAAAATCTCTTGACATTTGAAGAAAGTCTTTTATTTCAAAG tggTATAAACATTAAAGTGCCAATCTTAGCAAGTGGACCTGACACAGTGGTGGTACACCCACGTAGGATGAAAG ATAAAGGCTCCAAGTTTGTGCCTTCTGGTTATTACTACCATGATAATTGGATATCAAGCAGATCTTACATGCGGCAGTTTAACAAACCTGAAGATATCACTAACTGTCTGCAAGGGAAAGTGGTCCACTTGTTTGGAGACTCGACaataaggcagtggtttgaatatcTCACAGGGTTTGTACCAG gactaAGAACCTTTGACCTTGGAAGCCCTAAAAACGTGGGTCCTTTATTGGCTATTGATGTGGAACATAACATAATGCTGAAGTACCGCTGCCATGGGCCTCCTATACGTTTCAGCACTGTTTCAAGCCATGAGCTACGATATATTGCCAATGAAGTGGATGGTATAGTGGGTGGCCAAAATACTGTTGTTGCCATAACCATTTGGTCCCATTTTAGTACCTTTCCTCTAGTAGTGTACATAAGGAGAATGAGAAACATCCGAGCAGCAGTTCTCCGCTTGTTGGAGCGTAGCCCTGACACATCTGTAATTGTTCGATCTGCCAATGTCCAGGAGCTTGGTCCTGAAGTCAGCCTGTTCAACAGTGATTGGTTCTCACTGCAGCTGGACATGGTTATGAGATCTATGTTTGCAGGTCTCAATGTGCTAGTTCTAGATGCCTGGGAGATATCTCTGGCACATTATCTACCACATGCATTACACCCTAAGCCAATTATTGTAAAGAATCAGATAGATGAGTTCCTGTCATTTGTATGCCCAAACTGA
- the rpl24 gene encoding 60S ribosomal protein L24 — MKVELCSFSGYKIYPGHGRRYARTDGKVFQFLNAKCESAFLSKRNPRQINWTVLYRRKHKKGQSEEIQKKRTRRAVKFQRAITGASLAEIMAKRNQKPEVRKAQREQAIRAAKEAKKAKQATKKAAPAKAPSKTAPKQKIAKPVKMQAPRVGGKR, encoded by the exons ATGAA GGTTGAGCTGTGCAGCTTCAGTGGCTACAAGATCTACCCGGGGCACGGGCGGCGCTATGCCAGGACCGATGGAAAG GTTTTCCAATTCCTGAATGCAAAATGCGAGTCTGCTTTCCTTTCAAAGAGGAACCCTCGTCAGATCAATTGGACTGTTCTGTACAGACGGAAACACAAGAAGGGGCAGTCT GAAGAGATTCAGAAGAAACGTACTCGCCGTGCAGTGAAATTCCAGAGGGCTATCACTGGTGCCTCTCTGGCTGAAATCATGGCCAAGAGAAACCAGAAGCCCGAAGTACGAAAGGCTCAACGAGAACAGGCTATTAG aGCTGCCAAGGAAGCAAAGAAGGCTAAACAGGCAACCAAGAAGGCTGCCCCTGCAAAg gcaccATCAAAAACTGCACCCAAGCAGAAAATAGCCAAGCCTGTAAAGATGCAGGCACCCCGTGTCGGTGGAAAACGCTAA